A window of the Bdellovibrio sp. ZAP7 genome harbors these coding sequences:
- a CDS encoding YchJ family protein, which yields MKCPCGSDKNYSECCGVYHSGKATAPTAEALMRSRYAAFAKNQMQYLRDTTDPQSLGDIDDEANQEWAERAKFLKLEIIKAEEKANKGTVEFKAFYSVDDEEYVHHEVSTFRRQEGQWFFKSGKVKETKEAQS from the coding sequence ATGAAATGCCCATGCGGATCCGACAAAAACTATAGTGAATGTTGTGGTGTCTACCACTCTGGAAAAGCGACAGCGCCAACGGCGGAAGCCTTGATGCGTTCTCGTTATGCTGCTTTTGCGAAAAATCAAATGCAGTACTTGCGCGATACAACCGACCCTCAATCTTTGGGCGACATCGATGATGAAGCGAACCAAGAATGGGCCGAGCGCGCTAAATTCTTAAAACTTGAAATTATTAAAGCTGAAGAAAAAGCCAACAAAGGAACTGTTGAATTCAAAGCTTTCTATTCCGTTGATGACGAAGAATACGTTCATCACGAAGTTTCCACTTTCCGCCGTCAAGAGGGCCAATGGTTCTTTAAATCCGGCAAAGTGAAAGAAACTAAAGAGGCGCAGTCATGA